The genome window AATTCATGAGATGACAGTCGCCGCAGACCTGCGCGCGAATTCCTGGGGCCGGCTGCGCAGAAAGATCGGCGGCCATGACATCGGCGGCGCCGCGTAGAAAAGCATGCGGCGATTTGGCCATCGACTCGCGGCGAAGCGGAAGCAGGGATTGAATGCGGTCGCGCTCGGTCTCGGCGATGATCGCCGCCGCATTCCGGTTGGGGGCGGGCGTAAAGTCCCCCAGCGACTCGCGGGGGACGATCTTGCGCAGGGTCTTGCCTGCCGCGTAGCGCGCGCGACGGTTGGAGCTTTCTGTATGCGCAGCGCCTTCAATGATCATGATCAGGAAGTCCTTCAGCTCATGACAACGCACAAAAAATTCCGGTCAGCCGGCTGTCGCGCTCATCCCAGCAGATCGATCAGCGGACCGATCAGCGGCGCGTCGGCGGGCGGCATCGGATAGTTGCGCAGATCGCGCGCCCGCGCCCATTTCACCGCCTGGCCTTCCATCGGCGAAATAAAGCCCTCCCACTTACGGCAGACGTAAAGCGGCATCAGAAGATGGAAGTCGTCATAGGCGTGGCTCGCGAAGGTCAACGGCGCGAGGCAGGGCGCGCAGACCCGCACGCCAAGCTCCTCTTCGAGTTCGCGCGCGAGAGCGTCTTCCGGCCGTTCGCCGGGATGTAGCTTGCCGCCGGGAAACTCCCATAGACCGGCGAGCTGCTTGCCCTCGGGACGCTGCGCGATCAGCACGCGATTGTCGGCGTCGACGAGCGCCGCCGCCACGACGAGCAATAGAGTCACAGGCGCGCTCAATTGCCGGAGAGAACGACTTTCACCGGGCCGTTTTCCTTGCCGGTGAGCGTCACTTCTTCATACATCGCGCCGCCTTCAGGCGCGAGCGCATCCTTCGGCTTCCAGATGAGCTGGGTGGTAAGATAGTAGCGTCCGGGCGCGACATTTTCGAAGGTGAATCGCCCATTCGACTCCGTCGTCGTCGTGCGGGTCAGAGAGGCGTATTGCGTGTCCGGCTCGACCTTCGGAATTGACGCGGCCGGCAGGAATTTCACCGACCCGTAAAAATTCTTGATGCGGGTCTGGGCATAGGTCGTGGCCGGTATCAGCCTCACGGTTTCGCCGGCGGCGTAGCGCACGTTCGATCCCGAACCATCGCGCAGAAAGGCCTGTCCGGCGATGACGCCCCTGCCGGGCGCCCTGATGTAATTCGCCTGCGAGGGATCGAAGCCAACGCTTGGCGACGGACCACGCGCGGCGTTGCAGGCTGAGAGCAGTACGAGCGGCGCGGCGAAGAGAAGCTTGACGCAACGCATGACAATAACGCTCCACCAGAACGCAGGTCGCACACTTTGACCGGCGCCGACGCCCACCCCCCGCGGATCAGACCGGCGAGGCGGCTTCGGCGACGATCAGGCAATCTAGCACGTCATGCATCGTTCTGACGACTGCGACGGCGGTCAGCTCCGGTAGTCGCCGTTGATCGCGACGTATTCCTTGGTGAGATCGCAGGTCCACACGGTCGCCGCGCCTTTGCCCAGTCCAAGATCGACGTTGATGACGATGTCGTCGCGCTTCATGAGCTGCGACACTTCCGCTTCGTCATAGTCGGGGTCGCGCAGACCCTTGTGGGCGACGCGCACGCCGCCGAACCAGATCGCCAGCCTGTCGCGGTCGGCGCGCTCGCCGGCCTTGCCGACCGCCATGACGATACGGCCCCAATTGGCGTCTTCGCCAGCGATCGCCGTCTTCACGAGCGGCGAATTGGCGATGGAGAAGGCGACGCGCTTCGCCGCCTTGGCGCTGTCGGCGCCCGTCACCGTCACCTCGACGAATTTGCGCGCGCCTTCGCCGTCCTTCACCACTTGATGGGCGAGATCGAGCAGCACGGCGTCGAGCGCACGCTTGAAGTCGGCGAGCCGCTTGTCGTTCGCCTTTTCGATCTTCGGCGCGCCGCGTTTTTTCGCCGCGCCGGTGGCGAAGAGCAGCAGCGTGTCGGAGGTCGACGTGTCGCCGTCGACGGTGATCGCGTTGAAGCTGCCCTTGACGCCGCTCTCGAGCATCGCCTGCAGCGCCTCGGCGCCGATGACGGCGTCGGTGAAGACGAAGGCGAGCATCGTCGCCATATCGGGCGCGATCATGCCCGCGCCCTTGGCGAAGCCGCTGATCGTCACTTCGACGCCGGCGATCGTCGCCGTGCGGGTCGAGAGCTTCGGATAGGTGTCGGTCGTCATGATGGCGCGCGCGGCGTCCAGCCAGCCGTCGGGCCGCGCCTCTTGCGCGAGCTTCTCAAGCACGCCATCGAATTTATGCGCGTCGAGCGGTTCGCCGATGACCCCCGTGGAGGCCAGAAAAATCTGGCGCTCGGGCGCGCCGGTCGCCACGGCGGCGAGCTTCGCGGAGAATTTGACCGCCTGTGCGCCGGTCTTGCCGGTGAAGGCGTTGGCGTTTCCGGAATTGACCAACAGGGCGCGCGCCTTGCCGCCCTTCAGCTTGTCGCGGCACCAGTCGACCGGGGCAGACGGACATTTGGACCTGGTGAAGACGCCCGCGACGGCGGTTCCCGCATCGACCAACGCCAGCATGACGTCGGTGCGTCCGGCGTAGCGCACGCCCGCGGCGCCGACGCCGAAGCGAACGCCCTCGAGCGGCGGGATTTCGGGCGCGGATTTTGGCGCAAGCGGCGAGACAGGGGCGTCATGAGCCATAGCGGAGCCTTGTCGGTGGAGTGGACCTGCGGCTGGGTTTGCCCGGCGCTACGGCTCCGCGTCAAGGCCGACTTGGGGCGGTCTCGGGCAGATCGCTGTCCCTTGAGGGGAGAGTCGCGCCGTCACCCGCGCGGGCGCCCCGCCCGGAGATGCTTCGCGCTTCAACCCTCCCCCCATCAGGGGGAGGGCGAAGGGCTCGGCGCTCACTTCTTCTTGGGGTCGGCCGGCTTTTGCGTTGGGGCCGCCGGCTTGGCGCCGGGCGAACCCTCCGCCGGCGCGTCGGAACGTTCGATCTTGGCGCCCTCGCGCAATTTCATGACGAGTTCGCTCTGCGCCTTCTGCACGACATAGCGGGCGACCTGATCCTTCACCTCACTGAGCGGCGGAAAAACTTTCGGGCGCTTCTCGTCGAGCTTGATGATGTGCCAGCCGAATTGCGTCTTGATCGGATCGGAGACCTGACCCGGCTCCAATTTCGCCGCCGCGTCGCCGAACTCCGGCACCATGCGATCCTTCGTGAACCAGCCGAGGTCGCCGCCCTTGGCGCCGGGGTCCTTGGAAAGTTCGGTCGCCACCTTGCCGAAATCCTCGCCGGACTTGACGCGCTTCAGCGCGGCTTTCGCCTCTTCTTCGGTCGGCACCAGAATGTGGTGCGCGTGATATTCGGTTTCGGGCTTCTGGTTCTTCGCCGCTTCGTCATAAGTCTGCTTGACGGCTGCTTCAGTCGCCGCATTTTTGGCGACGTCGCCGAGCAGCGTCTCCATCAGCGCCTTGTCGCGCAGATAGGCGAGCTTCTTGGCGAATTCCGGCGTCTCGGCGAGCTTGTCGGCCTGCGCCTTCTGCACGACGAGCTGCTCGTCGATGAGGAAGTCGAGCACATAGGTTTCGCGCGCCTTGCCTTCGAGCTGACGCGGAATGGCGGGGCCAAGATCCTCCATCGCGAGCTTCAGGTCCTCGTCGGTGATCTCGACGCCATTGACCTTGGCGAGGGTTTTCGCGACCGCAGATGTCGCGCCGACGGCGCTCATCGCCAGCAGGGCGGCGAGCGCGGTCGCTCCGAGCGCGGCGCGGGCCAGAGAACGCGCATTCTTGCGGGCGTGAGACATGATGTGCTCCAAAAAGAGGCCAGAACGGCCCTGAACAAAAGCGGCCGTCGCCGCCGGCGGGAAATGCTCCTGCGCGAGGAATCCGGCGTATCTATGCCCGAGGACGCGGTTCTGACAACTCCCGGCTAGGCCGAAACCGGACGTTCGGCCACTTCGCCGACGACGCTCGTGAAAATTTCCCGGGTTCGCTTCTGCGTGTCGGCGAGCAGGGCTTCGAGATTGGAAAGATCGGGCGCGTCGCCGACGCGCAGCAACAGCTCCGTCAATCCGCGCGGCGCATCGGCGGGACGGAAAGCGTCGTCGATGGCGAGCCGCAGCAATTGCGTCAGCCCTTGATAGAGCTTTGAGGCGTCCGTCAGCGCGTCCGCCGCGCCTGCGTCGAGAAATCCGGCGTCTTTCACGCGCTGCAGGGCGACCGTGGCGTTCGTTGAAAAAAGCTCGGGATGCTGCGGGCCATGCAGCAGCATCAAATATTGCGCGATAAACTCGACGTCGATCAATCCGCCGGGGACCTGCTTAACCTCCCAGGGGCTCGTCGCGCCCTTTTCCTTTTCGATCCGCCGCCGCATGGACAAGACGTCGTCCTTGAGTTTTTGGGCGTCGCGAGGATGCGTCAGCGCCGTGCGGATCGCCGCTTCGACCCGAGTCGTGAACGCCTCGGGACCCGCGACGACGCGGGCGCGGGTCAAGGCCATGTGCTCCCATGTCCAGGCTTCATGCGCCTGATAGTCCGAAAAGGCGGCGAGACTGACGGCGAGCGGCCCGCTGTTGCCGGACGGGCGCAAACGAAAATCCACCTCATAGAGCAGGCCTTCGGCCGTGGGAGCCGAAAGGGCGCTGATCAGCCTTTGCGTGAGGCGGCCGTAATATTGCTGCGTTGAAATCGGCCGTCCGCCGCCCCGTGATTCCGCCAGCGGGTCGGCGTCATAGAGCAGCATCAGATCGAGATCGGACGCGGCCGTCATCTCGCAGCCGCCAAGCTTGCCCATGGCGACGATCGCACACGCGCCGCCATCGATCGATCCATGCGTTTTGGCGAATTCCTCGCAGACCCGCGCGAAGAGCCGGGCGATCAACGTTTCGGCGAGCCGGGTATAAGCGAAGCCGGCCTCAGCGACCGACACAGATCCGGTCAGAATGCGCACGCCGATGAGGAATTTCTGCTCCTGTCCGAAGATGCGGGCGCGGTCGAGCGCGTCTTCATAGGACCACGCCTCGGCGAATTGCGCGGCAAGGCGCTGCTCCAGCTCGCTTTGCGTCGGCACCGTCTCGAAAAACGCCGGCTCCATCAGCGCATCGAGCACGCGCGGGCGCCGGGAGATCGTTTCGGCGAGCTTGGGCGCCGCGCCCGTAATCGCGGCGAGGAGTTTGAGAAGCCGCGGCTGCGAGACGAGCAGGGAAAAGAGCTGCACCCCCGCCGGCAGTTTCGAGATGAGCCTGTCGAAAGCCAGAAAGGCGGCGTCGGCGTTCTCCGTCGCGGCGATGGCTTCGAGCAGGATGGGCGTCAGCTCCGTCAGCCGCTCGCGCGCGACGGTCGAACGCGTCGCGGCGTAGCGGCCGAAATGCCAGCCGCGGATGGTCGCCGTCACCGTCCTGGGGTTGGCGAAGCCCATATTGGCGAGGGTCTCGATCGTGCCCGGATCGTCGTCGTCGCCGGTGAAGACGAGATTGCCGGCCGAGGACGTCAGCTGCGGCGCGCTTTCGAAGAGCTTCGCATAATGGCTCTGCACCAGTTCGAGCCGCTTCAGCAGCGCTTCGGCGAAATCGGCGTAGCCTGAAAACCCCATCATGCGGCCGATGACGGCGACGCCCTCTTCAGTCTCGGGCAGCGTGTGTTTCTGCTCGTCGGCGACCATCTGGATGCGATGCTCGACGTCGCGCAAAAAGAGATAGGCTTCGCGCAGATCGTCGCGCGCCTCGCGCGCCACCCAGCCGCTCTCGACGAGCTGATCGAGCATCGCCAGCGTCGAGCGCCCGCGCAGGCGCCGATCGCGCCCGCCGGTGATGAGCTGCTGCGTCTGCACGAAGAATTCGATCTCGCGAATGCCGCCGCGGCCCAGTTTGATGTTGTGGCCGGCGACGGCGATCGCGCCATGTCCCTTATGCGCGTGGATCTGCCGCTTGATCGAATGCACGTCGGCGATCGCGGCGAAGTCGAAATATTTGCGCCAGACGAAGGGCGCGAGCTCCTGCAGGAATTGCTCGCCGGCGAAAATGTCGCCCGCGACCGGCCGCGCCTTGATATAGGCGGCGCGCTCCCAGTTCTGACCCATGCTTTCGTAATAGCTCAGCGCCGCTTCGAGCGGGATGGCGATCGGCGTCGCGCCCGGATCGGGACGCAGCCGCAGATCGGCGCGAAACACATAGCCGTCGGCGGTGCGCTCGCTCATGATCTTGACGATCCGCTTCGTCAGTCTGACGAATAAATCCACATCCTCCGACGGTTCGGCGAGGCGCACGCGCGAACGGTCGAAGAAGACGATGAGGTCGATGTCGGAGGAGTAGTTCAGCTCAAAGGCGCCGCCCTTGCCCATGCCCAGAAAAATCCATCCGGATCCGCGTTCCGGATCGCGCTGATCGGCGAGTTCGATCTTGCCGGCGAGCGCGGCGGCGCGCAGCGTGAAGCGAATGGCGGCGGAAAGCGTGGCGTCGGCGATCCGCGTCAGCGCCCGCGTCGCCTCCGGCATGTCCCAGACTTTGGCGAGATCGGCGAGCGCG of Methylocystis sp. SC2 contains these proteins:
- a CDS encoding (deoxy)nucleoside triphosphate pyrophosphohydrolase, translating into MLVVAAALVDADNRVLIAQRPEGKQLAGLWEFPGGKLHPGERPEDALARELEEELGVRVCAPCLAPLTFASHAYDDFHLLMPLYVCRKWEGFISPMEGQAVKWARARDLRNYPMPPADAPLIGPLIDLLG
- a CDS encoding carboxypeptidase-like regulatory domain-containing protein, with product MRCVKLLFAAPLVLLSACNAARGPSPSVGFDPSQANYIRAPGRGVIAGQAFLRDGSGSNVRYAAGETVRLIPATTYAQTRIKNFYGSVKFLPAASIPKVEPDTQYASLTRTTTTESNGRFTFENVAPGRYYLTTQLIWKPKDALAPEGGAMYEEVTLTGKENGPVKVVLSGN
- the argJ gene encoding bifunctional glutamate N-acetyltransferase/amino-acid acetyltransferase ArgJ: MAHDAPVSPLAPKSAPEIPPLEGVRFGVGAAGVRYAGRTDVMLALVDAGTAVAGVFTRSKCPSAPVDWCRDKLKGGKARALLVNSGNANAFTGKTGAQAVKFSAKLAAVATGAPERQIFLASTGVIGEPLDAHKFDGVLEKLAQEARPDGWLDAARAIMTTDTYPKLSTRTATIAGVEVTISGFAKGAGMIAPDMATMLAFVFTDAVIGAEALQAMLESGVKGSFNAITVDGDTSTSDTLLLFATGAAKKRGAPKIEKANDKRLADFKRALDAVLLDLAHQVVKDGEGARKFVEVTVTGADSAKAAKRVAFSIANSPLVKTAIAGEDANWGRIVMAVGKAGERADRDRLAIWFGGVRVAHKGLRDPDYDEAEVSQLMKRDDIVINVDLGLGKGAATVWTCDLTKEYVAINGDYRS
- a CDS encoding peptidylprolyl isomerase, giving the protein MSHARKNARSLARAALGATALAALLAMSAVGATSAVAKTLAKVNGVEITDEDLKLAMEDLGPAIPRQLEGKARETYVLDFLIDEQLVVQKAQADKLAETPEFAKKLAYLRDKALMETLLGDVAKNAATEAAVKQTYDEAAKNQKPETEYHAHHILVPTEEEAKAALKRVKSGEDFGKVATELSKDPGAKGGDLGWFTKDRMVPEFGDAAAKLEPGQVSDPIKTQFGWHIIKLDEKRPKVFPPLSEVKDQVARYVVQKAQSELVMKLREGAKIERSDAPAEGSPGAKPAAPTQKPADPKKK
- a CDS encoding bifunctional [glutamine synthetase] adenylyltransferase/[glutamine synthetase]-adenylyl-L-tyrosine phosphorylase, with amino-acid sequence MTSDANALLDRAKVFIAPLDVEKAEAALARVLERDGAANGALAGLLGERPKAQDLLLGVFGASPYLTDLSARDPARLARILISDPAQRVEALIEDARNIETQDEAELMRLLRLAKQDAALVIALADLAKVWDMPEATRALTRIADATLSAAIRFTLRAAALAGKIELADQRDPERGSGWIFLGMGKGGAFELNYSSDIDLIVFFDRSRVRLAEPSEDVDLFVRLTKRIVKIMSERTADGYVFRADLRLRPDPGATPIAIPLEAALSYYESMGQNWERAAYIKARPVAGDIFAGEQFLQELAPFVWRKYFDFAAIADVHSIKRQIHAHKGHGAIAVAGHNIKLGRGGIREIEFFVQTQQLITGGRDRRLRGRSTLAMLDQLVESGWVAREARDDLREAYLFLRDVEHRIQMVADEQKHTLPETEEGVAVIGRMMGFSGYADFAEALLKRLELVQSHYAKLFESAPQLTSSAGNLVFTGDDDDPGTIETLANMGFANPRTVTATIRGWHFGRYAATRSTVARERLTELTPILLEAIAATENADAAFLAFDRLISKLPAGVQLFSLLVSQPRLLKLLAAITGAAPKLAETISRRPRVLDALMEPAFFETVPTQSELEQRLAAQFAEAWSYEDALDRARIFGQEQKFLIGVRILTGSVSVAEAGFAYTRLAETLIARLFARVCEEFAKTHGSIDGGACAIVAMGKLGGCEMTAASDLDLMLLYDADPLAESRGGGRPISTQQYYGRLTQRLISALSAPTAEGLLYEVDFRLRPSGNSGPLAVSLAAFSDYQAHEAWTWEHMALTRARVVAGPEAFTTRVEAAIRTALTHPRDAQKLKDDVLSMRRRIEKEKGATSPWEVKQVPGGLIDVEFIAQYLMLLHGPQHPELFSTNATVALQRVKDAGFLDAGAADALTDASKLYQGLTQLLRLAIDDAFRPADAPRGLTELLLRVGDAPDLSNLEALLADTQKRTREIFTSVVGEVAERPVSA